In the Sandaracinus amylolyticus genome, GTGGCAGTCCCGACTCGAACCGCGACGCGAGGAGCGCGCGCAACGTGAGCGCATTCAGCAGCAGCACGATGGGCGAGACGAGAACGAAGGGAAGCCACTCGCGACGACCGAGGACGCGCAGCGTGCCTCGACGCACCTGCGCGTGATCGCGATAGCCGGCGCGCGGAGCGGCGGCTCCTTCGCGCTGGACCACGATCCACGCGGGCCGACGGTGTCGGACCGTGGGATCACGCGCGACGAGCTGAGCCGACGCGAACCGCACGCCGCAGCTCGCGCACGTCGCGATCAGGTCGAGCCCGGTGGAAGACACGCGAGCGGTGCAGCGCGGGCAGACGACGTCCACGCCGCCCCAACGCTCAGCGCGATGCGAGGATTCGCTCGAGCTCGTCCGCCTTCTTCGGGATCGCCGCGGTCAGGTTGCGGCTCCCGCCCTCGGTCACGAGCACGTCGTCCTCGATGCGCACGCCGATGCCGAGGTACTCGCTCGGCGCCTTCGCGTCCTTCGCGACGTAGATCCCGGGCTCGATCGTGAGCACCGCGCCCGCTTCCATCCCGCGGGGGCGCGTCGACGGGCCCTCGCCCTCGTAGACGAAGTACGAGCCCACGTCGTGCACGTCCATGCCGAGCCAGTGCGACGTGCGGTGCATGTAGAACGCCTTGTAGCGCTCCTTCTCGATCGCATCCTCGAGCGGCCCCTCGATCAGACCGATCTCGATCATGCCCTCGGTGATCGCGCGCACCGTGATGCGGTGCACGTCCTCGACCGTCGCGCCCGGGCGCACCGCCGCGATCGCGAGCTCCTGCGCGCGCAGCACCACGTCGTAGACCGCCCGCTGCGGCTTGGTGAAGCGACCGCTCACCGGGAACGTGCGCGTGACGTCGGCGCTCTGGTAGCCCCACTCCGCGCCTGCATCGATCAGCAGGAGATCGTTCTCCTCCATCCGCCGATCGTTCTTGCGGTAGTGGAGGATCGTCGCGTTGGGGCCCGAGCCGACGATGGGCTCGTACGCCGGGCGCTCGCACCCGTGGCGGCGGAACGCGCGGACGAGCTCGGCCTCGACCTCGTACTCGAACGCACCGGGCTTCGCGACGCGCATCGCCGCCGCGTGCCCTTCGCGCGTCGCCTCGATCGCGCGGCTCATCGCGTCGAGCTCGAGCGCGCTCTTGAAGAGGCGCATCGGGTGCACGTGCGCGCTCGGATCGACGATCTCGGTCGGCGCGAGCACGCCCATGCGCTGGCGGCGCCGCGTGAGGTGCAGCGCGGCGAGCACGCGCGTGTCCATCGAGGGATCACGACCGAGCGCGTAGAGCATGCGCGGCGCGTTCGCGAGATAGCCGGGCAGGCGCTCGGCGAGCTCGGAGATCGGGAACGCCGCGTCCGCGCCGAGCTGCTTCACCGCGCCGTCGACGCCGATGCGCGGTCCGTCCCACGTCTCGCGCTCGGGATCGCGCGGGCGCACGAAGAGCACGTAGCGATGCTCGGCGTGGCGGTTCGTGATCACCGCGACCGACTCGGGCTCGTCGAGGCCGGTGAGATAGAAGAAGTCGGAGTCCTGCCGATACGGGTGCTCGACGTCGTGGTTGCGCACGTGGACCGGCGCGGACGTGAGCACGACGACCCCGGCGCCGAAGCGCTCCATCACCACGCGACGCCGTTCGGCGAGCTCGGTGGTCAGGGCGGGGGCGAACGCGAGCGGGGACTCCGGGGGCATCGCGCGAGAATGGCATGGGCCGGCGCGCAGGGCATCAGCCGAGATGCTGGGCAGAGCCGCCCGGAACTACATGCGTGCGAGGAGACACACGTGGCGACGAGAAGCCTCCGTACGAAGGCGAGCCCGGCTCGTGACGCGCGTGACACCATGCCGCCGCTCCTGCCGCGCGCCGAGCGGATCGCGATGGGCAAGGCGCTGCGCGAGCGCGTCCCGCGGAGCACGTGGGCCGCATGGAAGCGTCCGATCGCGGAGCGCGATCCGATCGCGATCCTGGAGCGCTCGAGCGCGGGGCGGCTGCCCGAGCTCGTGCCGATCCGATACGGGCGCATGCAGCGCACCCCGTTCGCGTTCCTGCGCGGCGCGGCGGCGGTGATGGCGCACGACCTCGCGACGATCCCGAGCTCCGGCGTGCGCGTGCAGGCGTGCGGCGACTGTCACGTGATGAACTTCGGTCTGTTCGCGACGCCCGAGCGGCAGCTCGTGTTCGACGTGAACGACTTCGACGAGACGCTGCCGGCGCCGTGGGAGTGGGACGTCGCGCGGCTGGCCGCGAGCGCCGAGGTCGCGGCGCGCGCGCTCGGGCTGTCCGATGCGAGGGCGCGCGACGTCACGATGGCGAGCGTGCGCGCGTATCGCGAGCACGTCGCCGCGTGCGCTCGGATGAGCCCGCTCGAGGTCTGGTACTCGCGGCTCGATGCCGAGACGCTGATCGCCGAGGCGCCCCACGCGGCGTCGCGACGCCGTCGCGAGGAGCTCGCGGCGAGCGCGCAGAAGCGCGTGGTCGAGGCGCTCTTCCCCAAGCTCACGACGCGCATCGGCGGTGCGCTCCGCTTCGTCGACGATCCCCCGCTGATCGAGCACGTCACGGACGGCGAGGCCGAGGCGCGAGTGCGCGAGGGGCTCGCGGCATACCGCGCGTCGCTCCCCGCCGAGCGCCGCATGCTGCTCGATCGGCATCGGCTCGAGGACGTCGCGCGCGAGGTCGTGGGCATCGGGAGCGTCGGGACGCGCTGCTGGATCGCGCTCTTCGCGACGGCCGACGAGGAGCCGCTGGTCCTGCAGCTCAAAGAAGCTGCGCGCTCGGTGCTCGAGCCCTACGCCGGCGCGAGCGCGTACACGCACCAAGGGCAGCGCGTGGTGGTCGGACAGCGCTCGATGCAGTCGGCGAGCGACGTGCTCCTCGGCTGGACGAAGACGCGCAGCGGGCGCGACTACTACGTGCGCCAGCTGCGCGACATGAAGCTCTCCATTCCATTGGAGAATGCGAGGCCGGGCGCGC is a window encoding:
- a CDS encoding aminopeptidase P N-terminal domain-containing protein is translated as MPPESPLAFAPALTTELAERRRVVMERFGAGVVVLTSAPVHVRNHDVEHPYRQDSDFFYLTGLDEPESVAVITNRHAEHRYVLFVRPRDPERETWDGPRIGVDGAVKQLGADAAFPISELAERLPGYLANAPRMLYALGRDPSMDTRVLAALHLTRRRQRMGVLAPTEIVDPSAHVHPMRLFKSALELDAMSRAIEATREGHAAAMRVAKPGAFEYEVEAELVRAFRRHGCERPAYEPIVGSGPNATILHYRKNDRRMEENDLLLIDAGAEWGYQSADVTRTFPVSGRFTKPQRAVYDVVLRAQELAIAAVRPGATVEDVHRITVRAITEGMIEIGLIEGPLEDAIEKERYKAFYMHRTSHWLGMDVHDVGSYFVYEGEGPSTRPRGMEAGAVLTIEPGIYVAKDAKAPSEYLGIGVRIEDDVLVTEGGSRNLTAAIPKKADELERILASR
- a CDS encoding DUF2252 domain-containing protein — encoded protein: MPPLLPRAERIAMGKALRERVPRSTWAAWKRPIAERDPIAILERSSAGRLPELVPIRYGRMQRTPFAFLRGAAAVMAHDLATIPSSGVRVQACGDCHVMNFGLFATPERQLVFDVNDFDETLPAPWEWDVARLAASAEVAARALGLSDARARDVTMASVRAYREHVAACARMSPLEVWYSRLDAETLIAEAPHAASRRRREELAASAQKRVVEALFPKLTTRIGGALRFVDDPPLIEHVTDGEAEARVREGLAAYRASLPAERRMLLDRHRLEDVAREVVGIGSVGTRCWIALFATADEEPLVLQLKEAARSVLEPYAGASAYTHQGQRVVVGQRSMQSASDVLLGWTKTRSGRDYYVRQLRDMKLSIPLENARPGALERYAELCGRCLARAHARAGDAAILSGYLGRSDRFETSMAAFAAAYADQTERDHATLEAAVRSGRLESRDA